In the genome of Vicia villosa cultivar HV-30 ecotype Madison, WI linkage group LG7, Vvil1.0, whole genome shotgun sequence, one region contains:
- the LOC131615818 gene encoding probable disease resistance protein At1g52660, whose protein sequence is MTANLTCNVNQMIEASGLAEVNEIIDVFRAGSVFDKVVRDKNKLIGNRDLVQQKVETTDLKTDKVNDVVIEWLKQSNILIQEVENPKIKSRPTSWHAYREMKKEQAIIYFNELLRKITALNMECEFEHVSTRIPTLEHFSKGNIMCFNSTDKASDELFRALQDDNCFIVGLYGRRGSGKTALVKAVSEKVKYLNIFSEVLFATATQNPNIRTMQDEIADSLNMKFDRNSETGRARQIFSTIESMETPILVIFDDVRTKFDPEDVGIPYNSNRCKVLLTTRRQQDCDMMQCQRGIHLGPLSTEETWTLFRKHSGVCDEKASSSFDLQNVAQEVAIECEGLPGIIKDVGSSLKSKPIEEWKASLEIMRHSMARWQMFLSFRGGDTRFSFTGFLYQALCQAGFKTFMDDGGLHTGDQISPTLLNAIEASRLSIVVLSENYASSSWCLDELVKILECMKLKNQLVWPIFYKVEPSDIRYLRKCYGKDMAQHESVFGTDSERVQKWKSALFEVSNLSGKTYTTGYEYEFIQKIVEDANHIKSRLQIRGL, encoded by the exons ATGACTGCAAATTTGACTTGTAATGTGAATCAGATGATAGAGGCTTCGGGGTTAGCCGAGGTTAATGAAATAATAGATGTATTTCGGGCTGGAAGTGTCTTTGACAAAGTAGTAAGAGATAAGAATAAGCTGATTGGAAATCGAGATCTTGTGCAGCAAAAAGTTGAAACTACTGATCTTAAAACTGATAAGGTGAATGATGTTGTGATTGAATGGCTAAAACAAAGTAACATACTGATACAAGAGGTGGAGAAtcccaaaataaaatcaagaccaACATCATGGCATGCATATAGGGAAATGAAGAAAGAACAGGCGATTATATATTTCAATGAGTTGCTGAGAAAAATAACTGCACTGAATATGGAATGTGAGTTTGAGCATGTTTCAACTCGAATTCCAACTTTAGAGCACTTTTCTAAGGGAAATATTATGTGTTTTAATTCTACAGACAAGGCTTCAGATGAACTTTTTCGAGCACTGCAAGATGATAATTGTTTTATAGTTGGATTGTACGGTAGGCGCGGTTCTGGTAAAACTGCATTGGTGAAAGCAGTGAGTGagaaagttaaatatttaaacatTTTCTCAGAGGTTTTATTTGCTACTGCGACCCAAAACCCGAATATCAGAACAATGCAAGATGAAATTGCTGATTCATTGAATATGAAGTTTGATAGGAATAGTGAAACTGGAAGAGCAAGACAAATATTCTCCACTATAGAAAGTATGGAGACTCCAATTCTAGTGATTTTTGATGATGTTCGGACAAAATTTGATCCGGAGGATGTAGGCATTCCTTATAATAGTAATCGATGTAAGGTCCTTTTGACCACACGTCGCCAACAAGATTGTGACATGATGCAGTGTCAAAGAGGGATTCATCTAGGTCCTTTATCTACCGAGGAAACTTGGACTTTGTTTAGAAAACATTCAGGTGTTTGTGATGAGAAGGCTTCCTCCTCATTTGACTTACAGAATGTGGCACAAGAAGTTGCCATCGAATGTGAAGGATTACCTGGTATAATTAAAGATGTAGGATCTTCTTTAAAAAGTAAACCAATTGAGGAATGGAAAGCATCTCTAGAAATTATGAGACATTCAATGGCTCGATGGCAGATGTTCCTCAGTTTTAGAGGGGGAGATACTCGCTTTTCTTTTACAGGTTTTCTTTATCAAGCTTTATGCCAAGCGGGATTCAAGACCTTCATGGATGACGGAGGATTGCACACTGGAGATCAAATTTCACCCACTCTTCTAAATGCAATTGAAGCATCAAGGCTTTCAATTGTTGTTTTATCCGAGAACTATGCAAGTTCCTCATGGTGTCTTGATGAACTTGTCAAGATTCTTGAATGTATGAAATTGAAAAATCAATTAGTTTGGCCAATCTTTTACAAAGTCGAGCCATCAGACATTAGATATTTGAGAAAGTGTTATGGCAAAGACATGGCTCAACATGAAAGCGTATTTGGAACTGACTCTGAGAGAGTACAGAAATGGAAGTCAGCTTTGTTTGAAGTGTCTAATTTGTCTGGAAAGACTTATACAACCGG GTACGAGTATGAATTTATCCAAAAGATCGTGGAAGATGCAAATCATATTAAAAGTCGTCTGCAAATACGAGGCTTATAA
- the LOC131615823 gene encoding uncharacterized protein LOC131615823, whose amino-acid sequence MMAFSVTHTQINFNIFHTHNFLLRKSLKTLASMSQSKSKRPICPSCSKPSRTCLCSRILTPPIPNSVHVTILQHSLECNHPLNSTRIAKLGFNNLTVATVSDVNFQSRFLIQLLDSNSNSVGNVSNGLFSHEIEDTHDLFGDKNSNLIDDVVVNDEVNKIPIHPNCDDKEPAITVAIGKYGKITSLSHIWMQQCESNELSFDKILSCPEACEALSKGFLVKKLQKKKLNREESVEEYEEFELEVCSGSVLLFPSDNAVSVGDLDDVGFEVKNLIVLDGTWAKAKRIYSENPWLNVLPHLKLEVNEMSLYGDVRNQPKAGYLSTIESIVFALKAIGEDHKGLDNLLDTFESMVGDQRRCKDERLSKVLPS is encoded by the coding sequence ATGATGGCTTTTTCTGTCACTCACACCCAAATCAACTTCAACATTTTTCACACACACAACTTCCTTCTACGTAAATCCCTCAAAACTTTAGCATCAATGTCGCAGAGTAAATCCAAAAGACCCATTTGCCCTTCATGTTCCAAACCCTCTCGAACCTGTCTCTGCTCTCGAATACTCACTCCTCCTATCCCTAATTCCGTCCATGTAACCATTCTTCAGCACTCTCTAGAATGCAACCACCCACTCAATTCTACCAGAATCGCCAAATTGGGATTCAACAATCTCACTGTTGCAACTGTTTCTGATGTTAATTTTCAATCTCGATTCCTTATTCAACTTTTAGATTCAAACTCAAATTCTGTTGGAAATGTGTCTAACGGTTTGTTTTCTCATGAAATTGAAGATACCCATGATTTGTTTGGTGATAAAAATTCGAACTTGATTGATGATGTGGTGGTGAATGATGAAGTTAACAAAATCCCAATTCATCCAAATTGTGATGATAAAGAGCCTGCAATTACTGTTGCCATTGGCAAATATGGTAAAATTACATCTCTGTCTCATATTTGGATGCAGCAATGTGAGTCTAATGAGTTAAGCTTTGACAAGATTTTGTCTTGTCCTGAAGCATGTGAAGCACTCTCAAAAGGGTTTTTGGTGAAGAAGTTgcaaaagaagaagttgaatagGGAAGAAAGTGTGGAAGAATATGAGGAATTTGAGCTTGAGGTTTGTTCTGGATCAGTACTACTTTTTCCTTCTGATAATGCTGTTAGTGTTGGTGACTTGGATGATGTTGGTTTTGAGGTGAAGAACTTGATTGTTCTTGATGGAACATGGGCTAAGGCTAAGAGGATTTATAGTGAAAATCCTTGGCTGAATGTATTGCCGCATTTGAAGTTGGAAGTGAATGAGATGAGTTTATATGGTGATGTGAGGAATCAGCCTAAAGCTGGTTATTTGTCGACCATTGAGAGcattgtgtttgctttgaaggcAATTGGGGAGGATCACAAAGGTTTGGATAATCTCTTGGATACGTTTGAGTCTATGGTTGGAGATCAAAGGCGGTGTAAAGACGAGAGATTGAGCAAAGTCTTACCTAGTTGA